DNA sequence from the Paenibacillus physcomitrellae genome:
CTGTAGCCTTGGCTCGTCACCAGCGCAGCTTGACCCGGGTTCGCCGGGTCAGGATGAAGCTGGAAATCGCCAACTCTTGTCCAGGCGTCACTGCCGTCCGCAGCCCGCACCCGGAACAGCGCATTGCCCTGAATGGCCAAATCGGTTGGCAGTCCGGTATCTTTAATCTCTCCCTGCGTGAAATCCAGACTTAAGCCGGACATCTTGGCCCCAAACCCTAAATTATAGCCGGATGGGGTGCTCCGCCCGGTCAGCTGGGTCATATCTTTGGCCTGCTGCTGAACGCGGGTTAACGTATCTACAAAAGAAGCGTCTTTACTCTTATATCCATTCGTGTTCAGGTTGGCAATGTTGTCGGCGAGCAGATCGAGCCGCTGCTGCAGGCTGCCCAGTGACACCATGGAACTGATCATTGAGTTATTCATACGGCACCTCCTATACCCGGCCTATTTCGTTGACGGCCTTGTCCAAGCTTTTATCATAATACTGGATGACCTGCTGGTTAGCTTCGTAAGCGCGCTGTGCGGTCATCAAATCGACCATCGCCTGCGCAGAATCGACGTTAGAAGTCTCCAGCGAGCCCTGACGCACTTCAAGCTGGGCGCCCGCCGCCGTCGGGTTGATTCCCGCCGCGGCTGGATCGGCTGCTTCAAACACGCCGTTCCCGTCCCGGACAAGCTGGTTAGGCTGGTTAGCCACGCTGATTAACAGCTGCGGGCCATTCGTACCATCCGAATTAACGATTCTTCCCTGATTATCTACTTTGAGCTGATCTACAGCACCGCCAATGGTCAGCGGATTATTATCGGTACCCAGTACCTCATAACCTTCCGCCGTCAACAACCGGCCGGCTGCATCGACATGAAAATCTCCATCGCGCGTGTACTTCACGTTTCCTTCAGCGTCACGCACCGTAAAGAAAGCCTGCGGCTGGTAAACGACGCTTCCGTCCTCCTGAACCGACTTCCCGCTGGCATCAAACACATAATTCTCGCCGGTGTCCGGGTTCTGAAGCTGAAGATCTGCCACCAGCGCAAAATCCGTTGTCTTGCCGGTCTCCCTGGCATCTCCCTGCGTAAAGGTAGGAAGTGTCTCCTCTGCGAATACACCTGTGTTCAGCTTGCCGATGGGCGCGCTGCTGTTCTGTTTGCCGCCAACAGCGGACAGCAGGACCTC
Encoded proteins:
- a CDS encoding flagellar hook-basal body protein: MNNSMISSMVSLGSLQQRLDLLADNIANLNTNGYKSKDASFVDTLTRVQQQAKDMTQLTGRSTPSGYNLGFGAKMSGLSLDFTQGEIKDTGLPTDLAIQGNALFRVRAADGSDAWTRVGDFQLHPDPANPGQAALVTSQGYSVLDTTGQPVSVPANSKLQIAADGTLTVTDATGTFDFGQLQLDYVNRPEGLVELTDNMYGLVSGAVQGDVLTAVDTLADGDPRLNKVSVRQGALEQSNVDLSKEMTDMLQVQRAYQLSARALTSSEAMMNMANHLRG
- a CDS encoding flagellar hook-basal body protein, which encodes MLRGLYTAAAGMITQQRLHDTVTQNIANVNTTGYKQVNSVARSFPEVLLSAVGGKQNSSAPIGKLNTGVFAEETLPTFTQGDARETGKTTDFALVADLQLQNPDTGENYVFDASGKSVQEDGSVVYQPQAFFTVRDAEGNVKYTRDGDFHVDAAGRLLTAEGYEVLGTDNNPLTIGGAVDQLKVDNQGRIVNSDGTNGPQLLISVANQPNQLVRDGNGVFEAADPAAAGINPTAAGAQLEVRQGSLETSNVDSAQAMVDLMTAQRAYEANQQVIQYYDKSLDKAVNEIGRV